CTGTGCTACTAGCGCGTGGGGTTCCGCCTGAGCGGTGTGCGGCGGTGTCCGCATTGCGCCGTTGTGCGCCGCGCTGTCGTCGTCAAGTTTTAAACGCCCAACGCGTGGCGCGGCAGCCCAAACGCCCGGCGCAGGCCCCACGCGTTTACGCAAGCGCCACCTAACGGCGCGACACCGGCCATCGCGCGCGCAAAGGCATGCAGGCATGTAGGCGTGTGCAAAGTCACGCGCCCCGCACGCTCGCCCTGCCCGCTGCTCCTAGCGCCACGAGCTCAACGCCATCTCAGACCGACGGCTCAGCTTCCACCAGCCTCGGGTAGCGCACCGGCAGCAGCGTCTGAAGGCCGAATTCGGCCAGCAGCGCTTTCAGCCGCTCGGCGGCGCTGCGTTTCTTCTGGCCCGTCCAGCGGGCGATGATCAGCTCGTTTTTCAGGCTGTGTTCCCAGCCCACCAGTTCGGTCACCGTCACGCTGTAGCCCTGCGACTCCAGGTACAGGCAGCGCAGCACGTTGGTCAGCTGGCTGCCCATTTCGCGGGTGTGCAGCGGGTGGCGCCACAGCTCGGCCAGCGGCGTGCGTGCCAGTTGCAGGGCCTTGGATTGGCGCAGGCTGGCGGCCAGCTCGGCCTGGCAGCAGGGCACCAGCACCATCGCCTGCGCGTGCTTTTCCAGGCCGAAGGCGATGGCGTCGTCGGTGGCGGTGTCGCAGGCGTGCAGCGCGGTGACGACGTCGATGCGCTCTGGCAACGCCGCATGGTGCGCGGAATCGGCAGCGCTGATGTTGAGGAAGTCCATGCGCGCAAAACCCAGCTGGCGGGCCAGCGCGCGCGAGCGCTCGACCAGCTCGGGCCGCGTTTCGATGCCGAACACGCGGCCGCTGCCGCTGGCTTTCAGGCACAGGTCGTACAGGATGAAGCCGAGGTAAGACTTGCCCGCGCCGTGGTCGGCCAGCGTCAGCTCGGCGCCGTGCGGCGTCAGCTCGGCCATCTGCTTTTCGATGAACTGCACCAGGTGCTCGACCTGCTTGAGCTTGCGGCGCGAATCCTGGTTCAGCCGCCCGTCGCGCGTGAGGATGTGCAGGGCCTTGAGCAGCTCGATGGACTGGCCGGGGCGCAGTTCGGCCTGCAGGGCGGATTCAGTATCTTTTGCGCCTCTGGCGCCGGTGGCACCAGCGCCAGCAGCTATCTTTTTTGAAGTATCTTTGGCGCGATTCGGCCGAGGTGCCTGGGCGCCGGGGTGGGTATTGGTCTTCATGGCGTGCCGCTCAGCGCGCCGATTCGGTCACGCTGGCGCCCACGTCCAGCGCGGCCCAGCCGTCGGCGCCCAGCTTTTCCAGCTTGGCGATGTTGCCTTCGAAGATTTCCTCGGCATCGGGGAAAGCCTCTACCGCGCGGTCGATGCTTTCTTCGCGGATCAGGTGCAGCGTGGGGTACGGCGAGCGGTTGGTGGCGTTGCCAATGTCGTCCTCCTCGGTGCCTGCAAACTGGAACCGCGGGTGAAAGGGCGCCACCTGCAGCACGCCTTCCAGGCCCAGCTCTTCCAGCACGGCGTCGGCCGCGTCCAGGAAATCGTTGAAGGCGAGAAAGTCCGCCATCTGGCGCGGCGCCATCAGCAGCGTGGTTTCGCGTTGGGCAGGGTCGGCCTCGGCCAGGGCGGTCAGCTCGGCTTGCAGTTGCAGCAGCAGCGCTTCGGGCTCGTCGGCGGTGCACACGGCGTAGTGGATCTGGCCCTTGGTGTGCGGTGCCTTGGCGAAGGGGCACAGGTTGAGGCCGATCACGGCACGCTCCAGCCAACGCTGGGTGTCGGCGATGACGGTGTCGCGCAGGGTGTCGTCGTTCATGGGTGGCGTGGGGTGGTGGGGGCTCAGGTGGCGTGCCGCTGCGCAGGCGCTGCGTGCAAACCGGCTGATTGCTATATTTTGGATAGCTGCCAGCGCTGGTTGCACCGGCGCCAGAGGCTATTTCACCCAGATTGTGCCAGCCGCCGGCCTATCAAGCCCGCCAGCACGGCGCCCGCCACGCAGCACGCGGCCGTCAGCACCCAGGTGAACTGCCATCCGCCCACCCAGCCGGCGAAGGCCGCCACCAGCGGCGGGCCGCACACCTGGCCCACGGCCGACAGCTGCTGCATCCAACCCACCGTGGTGGCGATGCGCCCTTCGCCCGGCGCCAGGCGCGGGGCGAGGCCGAAGAGCGTGCCGGGAATCAGGCCGCCCACCGCCGAGAACAGCACAGCGCCCAGGTAACGCGGCACGGGCCAGGCGGCCGTCAGCTCGGCGAAGGCCATCACGCCGCCCAGCGCCATGGCGGCAAAGCCGATCCACAGCAACACCGGCGCCGCCACGCCGCGCGACAGCAGGCGCCCTGCCGCCACGTTGCCGATGATGTTGGCGCCCGCGACGCCGGCCGTCAGCAGCGCGCCCAGCGCCCCGCCCCAGCCGGCCCGCTGGTACAGCGAAGGCAGAAACCCCACCACGGCCAGCCACTGCGACGAATACACCATGAAGCTGAGCGCCAAGAGCCAGGGGCCTGCGGCGGCCAGGGTGCCGGTCAGGCGGGGCGGCCACGGCTCGCCCGCAGCCGTGCTGGCGCGGCGCGGGGGGTCGGCGGGCACTTTCGCGCTCATCCACAGCGCCATCAGCGCAGAAAACGCGGCCACCACCCACCACCAGCCCTGCCACCCGGCCGCCGGAATCACCGCCGGGCCCAGCAGCAGCGCGGCGGCGGTGCCAAACGGCATGTACGCACCCCAGAACCCGAGCATGCGCGTGAGCTGGCTGGGCGGCAGGCTGCGCCTGATCAGGCTGGGCCCCGGCACGGTGACCAGCAGCACACCCACGCCTTCCACCGCGCGCAGCGCCAGCAGCCCGGCCGCGCTCTGCGCAAAGCCTCCGGCCAGCCCGGCCAGCGCGAGCAGCCACAGCCCGCCGATCACGCAACGGCGCAGGCCCAGCCCTTCGGCCATCAGCCCGGCCACCAGCCCCAGCGCCATCGACGCCAGCTGCACCAGCGAAAGCAGGAAACCTGCCTGCACGAAGGTCAGCCCCAGCGCGGCCTGCAGCGCCGGAATCGCGGGCGGCAGCTTGCCCACGTACAGCGCCGCGGCCACCCCGGCAAGGATGACGATCCAGGCGGTCAGGCCGCTGCGGGTGGGCGCACCGGGCGCGGCGCGGGTGGCTTGTGAGGGTGTAGGGTTGGCGGCGGTCATGGCGGAGGTGGGGTTGGCGCTCGGCAGGGCTCGGCTGGCGCGAGTGTGCCGGCAACGGCGCACCGCACCGGCGACAGGGGTATGTCGGGCGTTGCAGGCGAGTGTCGCTTGGCGCCGCGCCCTGCTGCGCGGATGGTCGGCCGGAGAGCGCCGCCGCTGGCCGACCAGCCTGTGTCATGCGTTGGCAGCGGTAGGCGGGGCGTCGCCCTGGCAAATCCAGGTCCAGTCAGTCCGCCAGCGCACCCACCTTGGTCGTGTGCCTGATCAACTCAACAGCCGCCGGCCCGTCAGCCGCTCATGTTCGCGCAGCGCGAAGCGGTCGGTCATGCCGGCGATGTAGTCCGCCACGGCGCGCTCTCGGTCGGCGCGCCCGGCGAAGCTGGGACGCAGCTCGCCGGGGCGCTGCCGATAGGCGTCGAACAGCTCGCGCACCACCTGGCGGCCCTGCGCCGTGGTGTCGATCACCTGCGGGTGGCGGTACAGGTTGGCGAACAAGAAACGCTTGAGCACGGCGGATTGTTCGCGCATCGCGGCGCTGAACTGAACCAGCGGCGCGGCGCGGCGCGCCTCGTCCGCGCTGGCCACGCCGGCCGCGGCGACGGCGGCGCCGGTGGCGGCCACCACGTCGTACACCTGCTCCGACAGCATGCGGCGGATGGCCTCGTACAACACGCGGCGGCCGTGCAGCGCGGGGAAGTCGCGACGCACCGTGGCCATTGCGCGCGCAAACAGCGGCACCGCTTCCAACTGCGCCAGCGTGAGCAGGCCCGAGCGCACGCCGTCGTCGATGTCGTGCGCGTTGTAGGCGATTTCGTCGGCCAGGTTGGCCAGTTGCGCTTCCAGGCTGGGCTGCGTGCGCTGCAGAAATCGGTGCGCCACGCCACCGGGCTCGGCCGCTTCCAGCCGGCGCGCATTGGCCAGCGAGCAGTGTTTGAGGATGCCCTCGCGTGCCTCAAAGGTCAGGTTCAGCCCGTCGTAATCGGGGTAGCGGTGTTCCAGCTGATCGACCACGCGCAGGCTTTGCAGGTTGTGCTCAAAGCCGCCGAAATCGGCCATGCATTCGTTCAGCGCGTCCTGCCCCGCGTGGCCGAACGGGGTGTGCCCCAGGTCGTGCGCCAGCGCAATGGCCTCCACCAGGTCTTCGTGCAGGCCCAATGGCCGGGCGATGGACCGGGCCAGCTGCGCCACCTCCAGCGAATGCGTCATGCGCGTGCGAAACAGGTCGCCTTCGTGGTTGACGAACACCTGCGTCTTGTAGACCAGCCGCCGAAACGCCGTGGAATGCACGATGCGATCACGATCACGCTGGAACTCATTGCGCGTAGGCGCTGGCGGCGTGGGGTGAAGGCGCCCGCGCGACGCGGCGGGGTGGCTGGCGTAGGGCGCGAGTTGGCCCTGCGTGCCGGGTGGCGCGGTGTGCGATGCGCCATTTGGCGCGCCGTGCGCGGCCAGCGATAGCGGGTTAGGAATATCGGTCAAATCACCCTCTGGCGCCCGTCCAATGAGCGCGAGCAGCTATCAAAAACATACTAAACGTCTGCGCAGCGCTGTCTTCACGCTGCCGCAGCTTGCCTGCGCAGATAGCTGCAACCCACCTTGCACTGCCTGCGCGGGCCACGTCACGACTTGGCCATCCGCAAGCACTGCGAACACATGCTGGCCGCCCCGGCGCCCGCGTCAGGTGCACCGGTCGATCACCTGCCGCACCAGCGCATCGGGCGCGGCGCACACGGCGGCTCGGCCGGGGCCGTCGATGACGACGAAGCGGATGTCGCCGCCCTCGGCCTTCTTGTCCACGCGCATCAAATCAAGGTAGCGGCCGGCGTTGTCCACCGGATCGATCACGGCGCCGCGCGTGGGCAAGCCGGCGCGGTCGATCAGCGCGGTCAGGCGCTGCACGAAGGCGGTATCCACCCGGCCCAGCTCGCGCGACAGCTCGGCCGCCATCACCATGCCCGCGCCCACGGCCTCGCCGTGCAGCCACGCGCCGTAGCCCATGCCCGCCTCGATCGCATGGCCAAAGGTGTGGCCGAAGTTGAGGATGGCGCGCAGGCCGGATTCGCGCTCATCCTGGCCCACCACATGCGCCTTGATCTCACAGCTGCGCCGCACGGCGTGCGCCAGGGCGGTGCGGTCGCACGCGCGCAGCGCATCGACGTTCGCCTCGATCCAGTCCAGAAACGCCATGTCGGCGATCGGGCCGTACTTGATCACCTCTGCGAGGCCAGCCGACAGCTCGCGCGGCGGCAGGGTCTTGAGCACGTCCAGATCGCACACCACCACCTGCGGCTGGTAGAAAGCGCCGATCATGTTCTTGCCCAGCGGGTGGTTGATGGCCGTTTTGCCCCCCACCGACGAATCGACCTGCGCCAGCAAGGTGGTCGGCACCTGCACGAAGGGCACGCCGCGCATGTAGCTGGCCGCCGCAAACCCCGTCATATCGCCGACGACACCGCCGCCCAGGGCGTAGAGCACCGTCTTGCGGTCAGCGCCATGCGCCAGCAGGTCATCAAAGACCAGGTTGAGCGTTTCCCAAGTCTTGTACTGCTCGCCATCGGGCAAGGCCAGCACGCGCACGCTCGCATGGCGCGACTGCAGCGCCCGGAGCAGCCGCTCGGCATACAGCGGGGCGACGGTGGTGTTGCTGACGACCAAGGCGCTGCTGCCCGCGCCAGCGCGATCAAACGATGCGGCGTGGTCAAGCAGGCCCGCGCCGATCAGGATGGGGTAGCTGCGCTCATCCAGCGCAATCTCAACGGTTTGGGTTTCAGAAGTCAAGGCCATGGCGCTAGTGTAGGAGGTGGCGACCGCGACACATGCGGTGGCGAATGGGAGCGGCCTAACTACCGACGTCGCCAGCGGAGCCTGTGCCCGGCTGACCGCCAAGAGCGCCGCCCTCGGCGAGCTCCAGCTGCATCATGATGCGATTGACCAGCATGGAAAGCGAAGAGCCGTGGGTGTCGATCACGAAGTGCGCGCACTCGCGGTACAGCGGATCACGTTCGGCATACAGCGCCCGCAGCCGCTTGAGCGGGTCCGCCACCTGAAGCAAAGGACGCTTCGTGTCGTTCTTGAGCCTGCGGCACAGCGCCTCGGGGGAAGACCGGAGGTAAATCACCGTGCCACGCTCTTTAAGCCGCTGACGGTTGACTTCTCGAAGCACTGCACCGCCACCGGTGGACAGGACAATTCCTGCGGTACGCGAAAGCGAATCGAGCACCTCTTCTTCGCGATCGCGAAACGCACCTTCGCCTTCTGCCTCGAAATACTCACGGACGGTGCAACCAAGCTGGGCCTCAATTTCATGATCCGAGTCCTTCCAGACGCAATCCATCCGACGAGCAACTGCCCGCCCCACAGAGGACTTTCCGCTTCCGGGAAGACCTACCAACACGACTGTGAATAAACATGTCACCGTTCTAGCCACCTAGGTTAAGCACATGCGCACGGGGCGCCCACGAAGAGAAACATGGGCAGCAAACGCTGTCGGCTACGCGCCAGATTGAGCATGCGGAGCGCGCGGTAAAACCCATTTGGCACGATCTAAAAGAAAACCGCCAGCCCACAAAACGCGAGCTGGCGGAATTGGTTCGACACCGCGACCTGCGTCGGCCGCACAGGCTTAGCCGACGCAGAACACGCAGGCCTTAGGGCGTCGTTGTCGCTGTGGGGTTTGTCACCGAAACTGTCATATTGGCGACGACCACGATTCCGTCACCATCGGTCACTTGGATAACGATCGGGTAGCTACCAGCGGTGTTGATGGCGCCGCTCAAGATACCGGTGTCGCCATTCAGGAACAATCCAGTGGGCAACGCCACCGGTGCGCCCCATTTATAAGGCGACTTGCCGCCACTTGCACTCAAGGCAAACGCGAAGCTGGTGCCCTTCGTCACAGACAGGCTGCTCGAATTGATCGTCAGCGGTTTGCAATCACCAGCTTGCACGTCAACCGTCAGCGTCGTCACCTGCGAAGAACCGTTGGCGTCGGTCACCTGAACAGCAACCTGGTAGCTTCCCGCGCCAGCGCCGTTCACCAGCACCGGGACACCTGTCACCAAACCGTCAGGAGTCAGGCTCAATCCAGCCGGCATCTTTCCGACCACGGACCATTGATACGGAGGCAACCCATCAGAAGCGACCAACGGAGTGGAGACTTCCTGGCGGCACGTTGCGGTCACCGATTGCGCCTGCACCGACAGAGGCTTCTGCGCGATGCCATTCACCACCGGAATGACCATCCGCTGAATGATCGGATCCTGAATACCATTCGCGACATTGTTGTCAGCACGGTCTGCAACAAGCACCAAGGTGATCACACCAATGTTCGAACCGCTAGAGAGGCTGAAATCGGCAATACCATTTCGAGTGTTAGTCATAATGACTGTCCCCGACTGACGATCCCGAATCAAGCGCGCACCTGCCGCGGCGTCACTAGCTTGAATATAGACCTGTAGGTTAGGTGTAGACGTATCAGCAACCCATTGTCCCACTTCGTCGCGAAGCATCGCCTGCAAGCTGACGGTATTTCGGACGTTGTTAGGATTGTTCTGCGCGCCAAGATAACCGGAAGCAGCCTCAAGAGCCACACTTGCGGGCATGCCAACCGCAGGCGCCCCGCCGTTGCCCACGACGATTTGCACACTCGTTGCCGAAACCTGATTATCCCGGGGGTTAGTGATGGAGCACGTTATAGTTGCCACACCCCGGGTGTTACCAGCATGGAAATGAAAAGAGTTTCCACCAGAGTTAGAGTCCAGCGTAATACTCCGATATGCATTTGGAACTTTCTGTCCATTGACATCAGTTTCATGCGCTGGATCGCCATCTAGATAATAAAGAGCACCAACATTCACGCCGGCATCGATGTTACATGCAAAGGCATCTTTCGTTCCGATGATGGGGTTCCCACCTTCGGTCGCAGTCACATGAAGCACCGTGGTGTAGGGAGCGTTGGTGCCAATACTCGGCCCAATATTTCCGATATTGACCGGCAGCGCTACGGTGTCTGCACGCAGTGAAATTTTATATTCCAGTTGCGTATTCCCGGCGCTCCCCCCACCGCCACCGCATCCTGCGAGCAGCGCAGCGAGACTCAGACCCAATGCCATTCCGAGCTTCTTCACAGCAAATCCCCTTTTAAACAAACCAAGCCACACAAACGACACGCATCAACGAACCGCACCGTAATCAGAAATCATCTTAGGTGTAATAAAAACCAACATTTCAGTTTTGCTGGCCTGACGAGTTCGCTGCTTAAACAAATTTCCAACCGCGGGGATATCACCCAATAACGGAACCTTGTTTTCCTGCTCTTTCTCGTTCAACTCAAAAATGCCTCCGATCACGACGGTTCCACCGTTTTCGACAAGAACTTGAGTTTTCACTCGCTTCGTATCAATAGACATTGCGCCGGCAACCAGGCCGCCAGGACTGTCTTTGTTCACATCGAGGTCAAGAATGATATTGCCTTCTGGCGTGATCTGCGGCGTGACTTCCAGCTTGAGCACCGCCTTACGGAAGGCAACGGAAGTCGCACCACTGGATGTAGCCTGCTGATATGCATACTCCGTTCCCTGTTCGATGACGGCCTTGATCTGATCGGCGGTCACGACGCGGGGGCTGGAAACCACCTTGCCCTTGCCATCCGCCTCCAACGCAGACAACTCCAGGTTCAGGAACCTGTTTGCGGCCGAGCTGAACAAGGATATCGCGAAGTTGGCGGGTGAAACCCCGGCAAGCCCTGACGCAGGAAGGTTCAGAAACTGGGAGGAATCCGATGTCAGGCCCCCTGACGCAAAGGCACCCGTAGTCGCGCCAACTGCGTTGTAATTGCCTCCGATGGCGACTCGGTTCCCACCGCCGACCGCATAGCCGGCATCACCGCCACGTACGCCGCGCATGTCCGCCGAACCGAGCTTGACGCCCAGCGACTTGCCGAACGTGTCCGATGCCTCAACGATGCGCGCCTCGATCAGCACTTGTCGCATCGGGACGTCCAGCTTGGCAATCATCTCCTGAATCTGTTCAAGCCGCGACGGAATGTCCGACACGAAGAGTTGATTGGTTCGAGGCTCTGCGATAACGGAGCCGCGCTGGCTCAAAAGGCTGTTGCTGGATGCACCGGACGATCCGCCGCCTCCTGCCGAGCCGCCGGAAGACGACGTGAGCTGCGTTGCAATATCCGCAGCTTTGGTGTAGTTCAGCTGGAACGACTGCGTTCTCAAGGGTTCCAGGTTACGAATTGCCGCTTGCGCCTCCAATTCAGCTTTTTCTTTGGCTGCCAGCTCTTCCTTAGGCGCAATTTGCAACACATTTCCGGTGCGCTTCATCCCCAAACTTTTGGCCTGAAGAATAATATCCAGCGCTTGGTCCCACGGAACATCCTTGAGGCGCAATGTTAAATTCCCCTGAACCGTGTCAGACGTTACTATGTTGAAATTGGTGAAATCAGCAATGACCTGAAGAAGAGATCGGACATCAATATTCTGAAAGTTAAGCGACAGTTTTTCCCCGCGGAACCCGGGCCCCTGACCCAGCTTGCTTCCAGTAGCCTTTTGCTGGCGCACCTCAATAACCAGTTGGTTGTCGCTCTGGTAAGCGCTATGCTCCCACTGACCCTTGGGTTCAATCACCATTCGAACACGGTCGCCCGACTGAGTAGTCGAGATAGTTTGCACCGGCGTACCGAAATCGCTTACATCCAACCTGCGGCGTAGGCCTTCAGGGAGGCTTGTTTTCAGGAATTCGACGACAAGGGAGGAACCTTGCTGCTTGATATCAACACCGACTTGATTGTTCGCAAGATCAACGACAACACGACCCGCGTTATCTACTCCCCGCCGGAAATCAACGTCCTTCAGAGGTAGCGCAGCAGGATTTCGGCTCTCCGAGAACACTTGCGTCACGGGATTCGACGCGGCAGCAGGGGTAGCGACTGCGACCGGCTCAAGCGTGACGAAGACACTGCGACCATGTAGTTCCGCACGATAGGTGGTTGGGCGGTTCAAGCTCAACACAACGCGCGTGCGGTCGGAAGCTTGAGCGACGTTAGCGGCGCGCAGGTTGCCTTGGTTGAGTTCAACCGTGGATTGGCTCAGGCCACTTACGACACCGGGAAAATCGAGTGCGATTCGAGCCGGCGACTGCACTGCGAACCCGGCTGGCAATGCGCTCAGGGGCTCGGACATGTCAATCCGCACCGTTTCCGTGCCACTTTGGATGGAACTGGTGATGGATTGAATCGTGACTTGCGCGTACGCGCCGCCCGCAAGCGCGAGCCAACTGATACCGACAACGGCTCTACGCACCATGCCCGGTGCTGGGTAAAACCCGAAATTCATTTTGCTTTCTCCTGCAACTGCAGCACCGTATTGCGCTCAATCCATTCACCGGCCGCGTCCTGAACTATCTCACGAAGAACGACCTCATTTTCATCAATTTTTGTGACTCGACCATAGTTTTGGCCAAGATAGTTTCCTGCCCGGACCTGGTGCAGTAAGTTATCGACCCGTACCAGCGCGACCTTTTGCCCCGACCGATCCAAACTGCCCACCATCGTCATGACATCCAGCGGAAACGCCTCAAGAGGTTCTTTTCGCCGATTGAGCTCGGGCGCAACCAGCATCGCTCCAGCGCTCGCCGGGCCGGTTTCGCGGCGCAAGGCTTGCGTTAGCCTGTCGCTACCAAATGGATCAAATGATGAGCCCTCTGAATATGCAAGCGGAACATATTTCTTAGGCTCCGAGATAGGAGTTACGCGAGGCTTAGTGTTGCGCCGCTGCTCAGCCATCCACTGCTGCAGATCGTCAGATTCAGCAGTGCAAGCAGCCAAGCTTCCGGCGCAAATGGCGACGCATCCCAGCACTGAAAAAAAACGCATCATTTTGAACCCTTCGCTTGGCTCGCCTTGCGCTGTGCTGCGATTTCCTCTGGATCCAAGTACCTGAAAGTTTTTGCAGTAGCATCCAAAAGCAGGCCGCCCGGCTTGTCTTTATTTTTATCGTCAGGTGTAACCGAAATGTTATTTAGCGTCACGATTCGCGATAAGTTGGCGATATCAGACGTAAACGCACCGATGTCGTGATATCTGCCAGTCACTTTCACAGCAATGGGAAGCTCAGCATAGTAATCTTTTACAACCAACTGCCCTGGACGGAACAACTCAAACTGCAAACTCCGACCCAGTCCGGCTTGGTTGATATCCGACAGCAAGGCGTCCATCTCCGCCTTGCTTGGCAGCTGCTTTTCAAGCAGATTGACATACTGCATCACTTGCTCGCGTTGCTTTTTCAGCTCATCAAGGCTCACTGCTTTTTGCAACTTTGCTTGATAGTCAGACTTCAAGGTTGCCTCTTTTTGTCGCTCCCCCTCAAGCTCCGAGTCCATATCCTTCAGCGCAAAGAACCAAAGAACGCCTGCGACCGCTATTGCGACAATGGCAAAGAGAGCGAAGCGCGGAATCCCTGGCCAAGACGACGGATCGCGCGTATCGAGACCCCGAAATTGATCTCCGAGGGATCTGACGGAAGCGCCGACGTCAATATTGTTGGATTTTTTTCGTGCCATGTTCAGTGTGCCTCGTCTTCAGGTCCGGCCGGCAGCAGAAGCGCCCGATGCTGGCGCGCTGGCGCGTTGCAACTGCACACGAACCGTAAAGTTGTACACACGTCGCTGCTCGCGCGGCGTCAGCGCCATGTTGGCCGCGACAATCTCGATCAATTCCGGCTTGGTGACCCAGTCGCTATTTCGCTCCAAATTCCGCAACAGCTCTGAAACCCGCTCATTGGATT
This genomic interval from Ottowia oryzae contains the following:
- a CDS encoding type 4a pilus biogenesis protein PilO, which produces MARKKSNNIDVGASVRSLGDQFRGLDTRDPSSWPGIPRFALFAIVAIAVAGVLWFFALKDMDSELEGERQKEATLKSDYQAKLQKAVSLDELKKQREQVMQYVNLLEKQLPSKAEMDALLSDINQAGLGRSLQFELFRPGQLVVKDYYAELPIAVKVTGRYHDIGAFTSDIANLSRIVTLNNISVTPDDKNKDKPGGLLLDATAKTFRYLDPEEIAAQRKASQAKGSK